From one Salinibacterium hongtaonis genomic stretch:
- the recF gene encoding DNA replication/repair protein RecF (All proteins in this family for which functions are known are DNA-binding proteins that assist the filamentation of RecA onto DNA for the initiation of recombination or recombinational repair.) — MFVAHLSLTDFRNYAHADLALEPGPNLFVGSNGQGKTNLVEALGYLSTLGSHRVSTDHAMIRQGEQSAIIRARLHHGERQVLVEVQLNRGAANRAQVNRSAIKTRELPRYFSSVLFAPEDLALVRGEPSGRRRFLDELLVLLSPRLSGVIADYDRVVRQRNTLLKSARASGLKTGQLTTLEVWDDRLVDLGSQLIEARTRLVADLAPEVTRAYESIAGEDHSAGLTNQLSIFGGGDSDEMGEGEGLFGVISAQDAAVNFKKSLERLRRNELDRAVTLVGPHRDDLVLQLNGMPARGYASHGESWSFALSLKLAAAQILRRDSATGDPVLILDDVFAELDEARRERLAAAIIDVEQVLITAAVHDDVPPALRAHTVHIRKGTVVDEGDLDG, encoded by the coding sequence GTGTTCGTCGCGCACCTCAGCCTGACGGACTTCCGCAACTACGCCCACGCGGATCTCGCTCTTGAGCCAGGACCGAACCTGTTCGTGGGTAGCAACGGCCAGGGCAAGACGAATCTGGTTGAGGCGCTCGGATATCTGAGCACGCTGGGGTCGCATCGGGTTTCGACCGATCACGCGATGATCCGGCAGGGCGAGCAATCCGCAATCATCAGGGCACGACTCCATCATGGTGAGCGGCAGGTCTTGGTGGAGGTTCAGTTGAACCGAGGGGCAGCGAATCGCGCTCAGGTCAATCGATCGGCAATCAAGACACGGGAGTTGCCGCGCTATTTCTCAAGCGTGCTCTTTGCGCCAGAAGACCTCGCCCTCGTTCGTGGTGAGCCCTCGGGCCGCCGCCGCTTTCTCGATGAGCTTCTCGTACTGCTTTCCCCCCGACTTTCCGGCGTAATTGCGGACTATGACCGGGTGGTCCGACAGCGCAACACCTTGCTCAAATCAGCGCGCGCATCCGGGCTCAAAACAGGTCAGCTCACGACGCTTGAGGTATGGGATGACCGCCTTGTCGATCTCGGGTCGCAGCTCATCGAAGCTCGCACACGACTCGTGGCCGATCTTGCTCCTGAGGTGACGCGGGCCTATGAGTCGATTGCGGGAGAAGATCACAGCGCCGGCCTCACCAATCAACTGAGCATTTTCGGCGGCGGTGACAGCGACGAAATGGGTGAGGGTGAGGGCCTTTTTGGGGTAATTTCGGCCCAGGATGCCGCGGTCAATTTTAAAAAATCGCTCGAGCGGCTTCGCCGCAATGAGCTGGACCGTGCCGTGACCCTGGTTGGTCCGCACCGTGACGATCTTGTCCTCCAACTCAATGGAATGCCGGCGAGAGGGTATGCAAGTCATGGCGAATCATGGTCATTTGCCCTCTCTCTCAAACTCGCGGCTGCGCAAATCCTGCGGCGAGACTCCGCGACAGGCGACCCCGTGCTCATCCTTGACGATGTTTTCGCGGAACTCGATGAAGCTCGGCGAGAGCGCCTCGCCGCCGCGATTATCGACGTCGAGCAGGTGCTGATTACTGCTGCCGTTCATGACGATGTTCCGCCGGCGCTGCGAGCTCACACCGTGCACATTCGCAAGGGCACCGTCGTCGACGAGGGCGATCTCGATGGCTGA
- the dnaN gene encoding DNA polymerase III subunit beta: MRFQVNRDVFSEAVSFAVKLLPQRTTLPILSGVLIETTDTGLKLSSFDYEVSAQTEIDADVEEAGTILVSGRLLADIASRLPNAPVRFTTEDSRISVTCGSANFTLLSMPVEEYPTLPEVSAQSGLLPSDSFSDAVSQVAVAASRDDVTPVITGVQLEVTDTTLSLVATDRYRVAVREIDWDPGERDFSEPVTALVPARTLQEIGKTFGHSGTISVAITNSDDREIIAFSADRKTVTSLLIKGNFPPVKRLFPEEVDNYAVINTGELIEAVRRVQLVLEREAALRFTFTIDGLILEAIGGEQAQASETIDAHLHGGDMVVSLKPQFLLDGLGAVHSEFVRMSFTRTENPNKPGPVLITSQSSKDQPGADNYKYLLQPNLLLR, from the coding sequence ATGAGGTTTCAGGTGAATCGTGACGTTTTCAGCGAAGCCGTCTCATTTGCCGTGAAGTTGTTGCCTCAGCGCACGACGCTGCCCATCCTGAGCGGCGTTCTCATCGAGACAACTGACACGGGACTCAAGCTCTCGTCATTCGACTACGAGGTTTCGGCTCAAACCGAGATCGACGCGGATGTCGAAGAAGCCGGCACAATTTTGGTCTCCGGCCGGCTCCTTGCCGATATCGCCAGCAGATTGCCGAACGCCCCCGTTCGCTTCACGACTGAGGATTCACGGATCTCGGTTACCTGTGGGTCGGCAAACTTCACTCTTTTGAGCATGCCGGTCGAGGAATATCCCACGCTGCCTGAGGTTTCGGCCCAGTCCGGTCTGCTTCCCTCTGACTCTTTTTCGGATGCTGTCTCGCAAGTCGCCGTCGCTGCTTCCCGCGACGACGTAACGCCCGTCATCACAGGCGTTCAGCTCGAAGTCACCGACACCACGCTGAGCCTCGTCGCCACCGACCGCTACCGTGTTGCGGTTCGCGAAATCGACTGGGATCCGGGAGAGCGCGACTTCAGCGAACCGGTTACCGCGCTCGTGCCCGCCCGCACTCTGCAAGAAATTGGCAAGACCTTCGGCCACAGCGGCACGATTTCGGTAGCGATCACGAACAGCGATGATCGTGAGATCATCGCGTTCAGCGCTGACCGCAAGACGGTTACATCGCTGCTGATCAAGGGAAACTTCCCGCCCGTCAAGCGGTTGTTCCCCGAAGAGGTCGACAACTACGCGGTAATCAATACCGGTGAGCTGATCGAAGCCGTTCGCCGTGTTCAGCTCGTGCTTGAGCGCGAAGCCGCACTTCGCTTCACATTCACGATCGACGGCCTCATCCTCGAGGCAATCGGTGGGGAACAAGCCCAGGCTTCCGAAACAATCGATGCTCACCTCCACGGAGGAGACATGGTTGTCTCGCTCAAGCCGCAGTTCTTGCTCGATGGGCTGGGAGCAGTGCACTCCGAATTCGTTCGGATGTCGTTCACGCGAACCGAGAACCCCAATAAGCCGGGCCCCGTTCTCATCACGAGCCAGTCGTCCAAGGATCAGCCCGGAGCCGACAACTACAAGTACCTGCTGCAGCCCAACCTGCTTCTTCGATAG
- a CDS encoding DUF3566 domain-containing protein, translated as MSSIAEKLQRKSQKAPNSKQVRLRLVYIDFWSAIKLSFLLAASLGVVLIVVSALVWTVLASTGIFTDLDSLLGDVTGDESFSLMASFSIVQVLGSAIVVALLNTIVGTALGAIAAMLYNLTVRVTGGLLVGFTNN; from the coding sequence ATGAGTAGCATCGCCGAGAAACTCCAGCGCAAGTCCCAGAAGGCCCCCAACAGCAAGCAGGTTCGCCTGCGGCTGGTCTACATCGACTTTTGGTCGGCCATCAAGCTGTCGTTCCTGTTGGCGGCATCGCTGGGCGTTGTGCTCATCGTGGTCTCGGCACTGGTCTGGACAGTCCTCGCATCGACCGGCATCTTCACCGACCTAGATTCGCTGCTCGGCGATGTCACGGGCGATGAGTCGTTCTCGCTGATGGCTAGCTTCTCGATCGTTCAGGTGCTCGGCTCAGCCATTGTGGTTGCGCTGCTCAACACGATCGTGGGTACCGCCCTTGGCGCCATTGCGGCAATGCTCTATAACCTCACGGTGCGCGTCACCGGCGGGCTGCTCGTCGGCTTCACCAACAACTAA
- the gyrA gene encoding DNA gyrase subunit A: MADEKDNIENPAADEHVPGKEIDTAHDKVTQVDLQLEMQRSYLDYAMSVIVGRALPDVRDGLKPVHRRVIYAMYDGGYRPDKAFSKSARVVGEVMGQFHPHGDSSIYDALVRLVQPWSLRYPLALGQGNFGSAGNDGAAAPRYTETKMAPLALEMVRDIEEETVDFQDNYDGRTQEPSVVPARFPNLLVNGSVGIAVGMATNIPPHNLREVGAGALWHLANPEASHEELVEALTQRIKGPDFPTGAQILGVKGIQDAYRTGRGSITMRAVINVEELQGRTCLVVTELPYQVNPDNLALKIADLVKEGKLAGIADIRDETSGRTGQRLVIVLKRDAVAKVVLNNLYKHTQLQENFGANMLAIVDGVPRTLAVDGFITAWVAHQIEVIVRRTQFRLRKAEERAHILRGYLKALDALDDVIALIRRSSTVEDARDGLISLLEIDELQARAILDMQLRRLAALERQKIMDEHAQIELLIAEYNSILASPVRQREIVSEELTDILDKYGDDRRTEIMYGYDGDMNMEDLIPEEEMVVTVTRGGYIKRTRSDNYRSQHRGGKGVKGAQLRADDVVEHFFVTTTHHWLLFFTNTGRVYRAKAYEVQEAGRDAKGQHVANLLALQPGEEIAQILDIRDYQAAQYLALATRGGLVKKTALSEYDTNRSGGIIAINLREGDELVSAMLVDEDSDLLLVSRKGMSIRFTASDDALRPMGRATSGVIGMHFKGEDQLLSASVVTDDGFVFVVTEGGFAKRTSVDQYRVQNRGGLGIKVAKLQEARGDLAGALIVEEDDEVLVVLASGKVVRSAVAEVPAKGRDTMGVVFARFADEDRIIAVAKNSERNLQGQELPSDDTQNGAGSAEALDAPVAAAPDTEEKDETPDE; encoded by the coding sequence ATGGCTGACGAAAAAGACAACATCGAGAACCCCGCCGCGGACGAGCACGTCCCCGGCAAGGAGATCGACACCGCGCACGACAAGGTCACGCAGGTCGATCTCCAGCTCGAGATGCAGAGGTCGTACCTCGATTACGCGATGAGCGTGATCGTTGGGCGAGCTCTGCCGGACGTGCGCGACGGCCTCAAGCCGGTTCACCGCCGCGTGATCTACGCGATGTACGACGGGGGATACCGCCCCGACAAGGCTTTCTCCAAGAGTGCTCGCGTCGTCGGCGAGGTCATGGGTCAGTTTCATCCGCACGGTGACTCCTCAATTTACGACGCGCTCGTTCGCCTCGTGCAGCCGTGGAGCCTGCGCTACCCGCTAGCTCTCGGTCAGGGAAACTTCGGTTCCGCCGGCAACGACGGCGCGGCCGCCCCTCGATACACCGAAACGAAGATGGCTCCGCTCGCGCTCGAAATGGTGCGCGATATCGAAGAAGAAACCGTCGACTTTCAGGACAACTACGACGGTCGCACGCAGGAACCCTCGGTTGTTCCCGCCCGATTCCCCAACCTGCTCGTCAATGGTTCCGTGGGTATTGCCGTCGGTATGGCCACGAACATTCCGCCGCACAACCTTCGTGAGGTCGGAGCAGGAGCCCTGTGGCACCTGGCCAATCCCGAGGCCTCACACGAGGAGCTTGTTGAAGCTCTGACGCAGCGCATCAAGGGACCAGACTTTCCCACCGGCGCACAGATTCTTGGCGTCAAGGGAATTCAGGATGCTTACCGCACCGGCCGCGGTTCGATCACGATGCGCGCCGTTATCAACGTCGAGGAGCTGCAGGGTCGCACCTGCCTCGTTGTCACCGAGCTTCCGTACCAGGTGAACCCGGATAACCTCGCGCTCAAGATCGCTGATCTTGTTAAGGAAGGCAAGCTCGCAGGCATCGCCGACATCCGTGACGAAACCTCCGGCCGCACCGGTCAGCGCCTTGTCATCGTGCTCAAGCGCGATGCGGTTGCCAAGGTCGTGCTCAACAACCTCTACAAGCACACGCAGCTGCAGGAGAACTTTGGCGCGAACATGCTCGCGATCGTGGACGGCGTTCCGCGCACGCTAGCCGTCGACGGGTTCATCACCGCATGGGTCGCTCACCAGATCGAGGTCATCGTTCGGCGAACGCAGTTCCGTTTGCGCAAGGCAGAAGAACGCGCACACATTCTGCGTGGTTACCTCAAGGCGCTCGATGCGCTCGACGACGTCATCGCCCTCATCCGGCGTTCTTCGACCGTTGAAGATGCTCGCGACGGACTCATCTCGCTGCTGGAGATCGATGAGCTCCAGGCCCGCGCCATCCTCGACATGCAGTTGCGTCGTCTTGCTGCTCTTGAGCGCCAGAAGATCATGGACGAACACGCCCAGATCGAGCTGTTGATTGCCGAATACAACTCCATTCTCGCGAGCCCCGTTCGCCAGCGGGAGATCGTGAGCGAGGAGCTCACCGACATTCTCGACAAGTATGGCGACGACCGGCGCACCGAGATCATGTACGGCTATGACGGCGACATGAACATGGAAGACCTCATCCCCGAAGAGGAGATGGTGGTCACCGTCACCCGTGGCGGCTACATCAAGCGCACCCGCAGCGACAACTACCGCAGCCAGCACCGCGGGGGCAAGGGAGTCAAGGGCGCCCAGCTCCGCGCTGACGACGTCGTCGAGCACTTCTTTGTGACCACGACGCATCACTGGTTGCTGTTTTTCACGAACACCGGCCGCGTCTATCGTGCCAAGGCATACGAGGTGCAGGAGGCCGGCCGCGATGCCAAGGGCCAGCACGTTGCCAACCTTCTCGCCCTGCAGCCGGGGGAGGAGATCGCACAGATCCTCGACATCCGCGATTACCAGGCAGCCCAGTACCTGGCCCTCGCAACGCGCGGCGGCCTCGTAAAGAAGACGGCGCTCAGTGAGTACGACACCAATCGTTCCGGTGGCATCATCGCGATCAACCTGCGCGAGGGAGACGAACTCGTCTCGGCGATGCTCGTCGACGAAGATTCTGACCTGCTGTTGGTATCGCGCAAGGGAATGTCGATTCGCTTCACCGCATCCGACGACGCCCTGCGCCCCATGGGTCGTGCTACCTCCGGTGTTATCGGAATGCATTTCAAGGGCGAGGACCAGTTGCTCTCAGCTTCGGTTGTCACTGACGACGGATTTGTTTTCGTCGTTACCGAGGGAGGCTTCGCCAAGCGCACGTCCGTTGACCAGTACCGCGTGCAGAACCGCGGCGGTCTTGGCATCAAGGTGGCCAAACTTCAGGAGGCCAGAGGCGATCTCGCCGGTGCCCTGATCGTAGAAGAGGACGACGAGGTTCTCGTGGTCCTTGCCAGCGGCAAGGTGGTACGCTCGGCAGTCGCCGAAGTCCCGGCGAAGGGTAGGGACACGATGGGAGTCGTTTTCGCTCGCTTTGCGGACGAAGACAGAATCATTGCGGTGGCCAAGAACTCGGAGCGCAACCTTCAGGGCCAGGAACTGCCCAGTGACGACACCCAGAATGGTGCAGGCTCAGCCGAAGCCCTTGACGCCCCCGTAGCTGCGGCGCCCGATACCGAAGAGAAGGATGAGACCCCGGATGAGTAG
- the dnaA gene encoding chromosomal replication initiator protein DnaA, with product MTDPGDPTQGIWQSILSSLRSDDRITPQLQGFLSLVEPRGIMAGTLYLEVPNDLTRGMLEQRIRIPLLNAIADLDGAADLTNFAIVVNPEISHIQLDQAQEPEEQAYIEPLPPAPTPEAGRRSDSRLNPKYNFDNFVIGGSNRFAHAAAVAVAEAPAKAYNPLFIYGDSGLGKTHLLHAIGHYAESLYPGIRVRYVSSEEFTNDFINSIANNRSSVFQSRYRDIDILLIDDIQFLQGKDSTQEAFFHTFNTLHDHNKQVVITSDLPPKHLTGFEDRMRSRFEWGLITDVQAPDLETRIAILRKKAQSERLQVPDDILEYMASKVSSNIRELEGTLIRVTAFSSLNKTPVDLTLVQTVLKDLITLDDDNVIAPVEIINHTAAYFKLSVDDLYGSSRSQAVATARQIAMYLCREMTNLSLPKIGQLFGGRDHTTVMYANKKITELMKERRSIYNQVTELTSRIKQNHRFSS from the coding sequence ATGACCGATCCGGGCGATCCAACGCAAGGGATCTGGCAGAGCATCCTGTCATCGCTGAGATCAGACGACCGCATCACCCCGCAGTTGCAAGGCTTTCTCAGTCTTGTGGAACCCCGCGGCATCATGGCGGGAACCCTCTACCTCGAGGTTCCCAATGATCTCACCCGGGGCATGCTCGAGCAGCGCATCCGCATTCCGCTGCTCAACGCAATTGCGGATCTCGATGGAGCCGCCGATCTCACTAACTTCGCGATCGTGGTCAATCCAGAGATTTCGCACATCCAACTCGACCAGGCACAGGAACCGGAGGAACAGGCCTACATTGAGCCTCTCCCACCAGCACCGACGCCCGAGGCAGGGCGACGAAGCGACTCCCGGCTGAACCCCAAATACAACTTCGACAACTTTGTCATCGGCGGGTCAAACCGGTTCGCGCACGCCGCTGCGGTTGCCGTGGCTGAAGCTCCCGCGAAGGCTTACAACCCGCTGTTCATCTACGGCGACTCCGGACTTGGCAAAACTCACCTTCTGCATGCGATCGGTCACTACGCCGAAAGCCTCTATCCCGGCATCCGGGTTCGTTATGTGAGCTCCGAAGAATTCACCAACGACTTCATCAACTCGATCGCCAACAACCGGTCGTCGGTGTTTCAGTCTCGATACCGGGACATCGACATCCTTCTGATTGACGACATTCAGTTTTTGCAGGGAAAGGACTCCACGCAGGAGGCCTTCTTCCACACGTTCAATACCCTGCACGATCACAACAAGCAGGTGGTCATCACCAGCGACCTGCCGCCGAAACACCTCACGGGATTTGAAGACCGCATGAGGTCTCGGTTCGAATGGGGCCTGATTACGGATGTTCAGGCGCCAGATCTAGAAACCCGCATCGCCATCCTGCGCAAGAAGGCACAGAGTGAGCGTCTGCAGGTGCCCGACGACATCTTGGAATACATGGCGTCAAAGGTTTCGTCGAACATTCGTGAACTCGAAGGAACCTTGATTCGCGTCACTGCGTTCTCCAGCCTCAACAAGACACCGGTCGACCTGACCCTGGTTCAAACGGTTCTCAAGGACCTCATCACTCTCGACGATGACAATGTGATCGCGCCGGTCGAGATCATCAATCACACTGCGGCGTACTTCAAACTCAGCGTCGACGATCTCTACGGCTCCTCCCGTTCCCAGGCCGTGGCCACGGCTCGGCAGATCGCCATGTATCTCTGCCGGGAGATGACCAATCTGTCGCTGCCTAAGATCGGGCAGCTCTTTGGCGGGAGGGATCACACCACCGTTATGTACGCGAACAAGAAGATCACCGAACTCATGAAGGAACGGCGCTCGATTTACAACCAGGTCACCGAGCTCACGAGTCGCATCAAACAGAATCATCGGTTCTCGAGTTAA
- a CDS encoding DUF721 domain-containing protein, whose product MADDSFSHEAEDEFEELASGQEHIQVYLRMRRIFGDGSVRHRDTRRRAKKDPTSSVPYGAGRDPRGLGDVMDSLTSQLGWTSTLAQSDIISAWASIVGEETAEHAEPVGIEDKTLTVRCDSTAWATQLRLMRPQILGKIATEFAEANIESVRFLGPDTPSWKHGPRSIPGRGPRDTYG is encoded by the coding sequence ATGGCTGACGACAGTTTTTCTCATGAGGCAGAGGACGAGTTCGAAGAGCTCGCGAGCGGCCAGGAACATATTCAGGTCTATCTGAGGATGCGCCGCATCTTCGGGGATGGTTCTGTTCGCCACCGGGATACCCGGCGGCGCGCCAAGAAGGACCCCACCTCGAGCGTTCCCTACGGAGCAGGCAGGGATCCGCGCGGACTCGGCGATGTCATGGACTCCCTCACCTCGCAACTGGGCTGGACATCCACGCTGGCTCAATCGGACATCATCTCGGCGTGGGCGTCGATCGTTGGCGAAGAAACCGCCGAACATGCTGAGCCGGTCGGCATAGAAGATAAGACCCTTACCGTGCGGTGTGACTCAACCGCCTGGGCCACGCAGTTGCGCCTGATGAGGCCGCAGATCCTTGGCAAGATCGCCACAGAGTTCGCCGAAGCAAACATCGAGTCGGTGCGCTTTCTTGGGCCGGACACCCCTTCTTGGAAACATGGCCCCAGATCGATTCCAGGGCGCGGCCCTCGCGATACTTACGGTTAA
- the gyrB gene encoding DNA topoisomerase (ATP-hydrolyzing) subunit B: protein MSLQSPENPSEEQATTPASHQRTADEQKLDNESYGADQIQVLEGLEAVRKRPGMYIGSTGPRGLHHLVYEIVDNSVDEALAGFCDTISVTIMADGGIKVIDNGRGIPVDIHPVEKKSTVEVVLTILHAGGKFGGGGYAVSGGLHGVGSSVVNALSRRLSVEVRRQGHVWRQSFQNGVPDAPLEKGEETTETGTTISFWPNDEIFESVVYDYETLRTRFQQMAFLNKGLTISLTDERVDEEGNDGRKDTFMYERGLVDYVEYLNSAKKSEVVHPEIISIESEDTERRIALEVAMQWTTSYSESVHTYANTINTHEGGTHEEGFRAALTTLVNKYAREKGILKEKDDNLTGEDVREGLTAVISVKLGEPQFEGQTKTKLGNTEAKSFVQKVAGEALGDWFARNPQQAKDVIRKALQASAARMAARKAREQTRRKGLLESGGMPGKLRDCASKDPSLSEIFIVEGDSAGGSAVQGRNPDTQAILPLRGKILNVEKARLDRALGNAEVQAMITAFGAGIGEDFDKDKARYHKIVLMADADVDGQHITTLLLTLVFRYMRPLIDLGYVYLAQPPLYKLKWSNSPHEYVYSDRERDQMLEIGLAGGKRIPKDNGIQRYKGLGEMDYKELWETTMDPATRTLQQVTLDDAASADEIFSTLMGEDVEARRNFIQRNAKDVRFLDI, encoded by the coding sequence ATGTCATTACAGTCACCCGAGAATCCATCTGAAGAGCAAGCGACCACACCGGCATCGCACCAGCGCACTGCGGACGAGCAGAAGCTCGACAACGAGAGCTATGGTGCCGATCAGATCCAGGTTCTTGAGGGTCTGGAAGCGGTGCGCAAGCGCCCCGGTATGTACATCGGTTCGACGGGCCCGCGTGGTCTTCACCATCTCGTGTACGAAATCGTCGATAACTCGGTGGATGAGGCCCTCGCGGGATTCTGCGACACGATCTCCGTGACGATTATGGCCGACGGCGGCATCAAGGTTATCGACAACGGTCGAGGAATCCCTGTCGACATTCACCCGGTCGAGAAGAAGTCGACGGTTGAGGTAGTGCTGACGATCCTCCACGCCGGTGGCAAGTTCGGCGGCGGTGGATACGCCGTTTCGGGTGGTCTACACGGTGTCGGCAGCTCGGTCGTGAATGCTCTCTCCCGCCGCCTTTCCGTCGAGGTTCGCCGCCAGGGACATGTGTGGCGCCAGAGCTTTCAAAATGGTGTCCCGGATGCCCCGCTCGAGAAGGGCGAGGAGACAACAGAGACCGGCACCACGATCAGCTTCTGGCCGAACGATGAGATCTTCGAATCCGTTGTCTACGACTATGAGACCCTGCGCACTCGCTTTCAGCAGATGGCGTTCCTCAACAAGGGACTCACGATTTCACTCACGGATGAGCGGGTCGACGAGGAAGGCAACGACGGTCGCAAGGACACGTTCATGTATGAGCGCGGGCTTGTCGACTATGTCGAGTACCTCAACTCCGCCAAGAAGTCCGAGGTTGTGCACCCCGAAATCATCTCGATCGAGTCGGAAGACACGGAGCGGCGCATTGCGCTCGAGGTTGCGATGCAGTGGACCACGTCATACAGCGAAAGCGTTCACACGTACGCCAACACCATCAACACCCACGAGGGCGGCACGCACGAAGAGGGCTTCCGTGCCGCGCTGACAACCCTGGTGAACAAGTACGCCCGCGAAAAGGGAATCCTTAAAGAAAAGGATGACAACCTCACGGGTGAGGATGTTCGCGAGGGCCTGACCGCAGTGATCTCCGTCAAGCTAGGGGAGCCGCAGTTCGAGGGCCAGACCAAGACCAAACTCGGCAACACCGAGGCAAAGTCGTTTGTGCAGAAGGTTGCCGGCGAGGCGCTCGGCGACTGGTTCGCCCGCAACCCGCAGCAGGCAAAGGACGTCATCCGCAAGGCGTTGCAAGCATCCGCAGCTCGTATGGCGGCTCGCAAGGCGCGCGAACAGACTCGTCGCAAGGGCCTGCTCGAATCCGGCGGAATGCCCGGAAAGCTGCGTGACTGCGCGAGCAAGGACCCGAGCCTCTCTGAGATCTTCATCGTTGAGGGTGACTCCGCAGGTGGTTCCGCCGTGCAGGGGAGAAACCCCGACACCCAGGCGATTCTGCCGCTGCGTGGAAAGATCCTCAACGTAGAAAAGGCGCGCCTCGATCGTGCGCTCGGCAACGCCGAGGTCCAGGCAATGATCACCGCCTTCGGCGCTGGCATCGGTGAAGACTTCGACAAGGACAAGGCCCGGTACCACAAGATCGTGCTCATGGCCGATGCCGATGTCGACGGCCAGCACATTACGACGCTTCTGCTGACTCTCGTATTTCGCTACATGCGGCCGCTCATCGATCTCGGCTACGTGTACCTTGCGCAGCCGCCTCTCTACAAGCTCAAGTGGTCGAACTCGCCTCACGAGTACGTCTACTCCGATCGCGAACGCGACCAGATGCTGGAGATCGGGCTTGCCGGCGGCAAGCGCATCCCCAAGGACAACGGCATCCAGCGCTACAAGGGTCTCGGCGAGATGGACTACAAGGAACTGTGGGAGACGACCATGGATCCTGCAACCCGCACGCTCCAGCAGGTGACCCTCGATGACGCGGCCTCGGCCGACGAGATCTTCAGCACCCTCATGGGAGAAGACGTCGAAGCACGCCGCAACTTCATCCAGCGCAACGCGAAGGATGTGCGCTTCCTCGACATTTGA
- a CDS encoding DUF1611 domain-containing protein has product MPTSLPANRFSAVIYCDGQFGEQDGKTANGLVRHSEKYEILSVIDASRAGFDAGMYLDGVPNGIPLVASLAEAIAHTGTVPAYLICGIAPASGMLSRKQRSVLLDAIGRGMSIINGLHEFLNDDAEFVAASIASGVTITDVRRPKDKKDLTVFTGRIFDVPCPRIAILGTDGAIGKRTTATLLVQALNARGIRAVMVATGQTSLIQGAAYGVALDAIAPQFCSGELEAQVVAAYEGEFPDVIVVEGQGALSHPAYLTSAYILRGSRPSSVILQHAPARLTLGDYPSIPMPTIASERALIESFSETTVIGVTINHEGLDNEGIAAAIMDVHVENDLPATDPLTRPIDELVNIVLKGIPELAATLSAKAR; this is encoded by the coding sequence GTGCCCACCTCACTACCCGCCAATCGGTTCTCAGCCGTCATCTACTGCGACGGTCAATTCGGCGAACAAGACGGAAAGACCGCCAACGGTCTGGTACGTCACTCCGAAAAGTACGAGATCCTCAGCGTGATCGATGCGAGCCGTGCCGGCTTCGACGCCGGAATGTACCTCGATGGCGTGCCGAACGGCATTCCACTGGTCGCGAGCCTGGCCGAGGCTATCGCCCATACAGGCACCGTGCCCGCCTATCTCATCTGCGGGATCGCACCCGCAAGTGGCATGCTGTCGCGCAAACAGCGCTCGGTGCTGCTTGATGCCATCGGCCGCGGAATGAGCATCATCAACGGACTACACGAGTTCTTGAACGACGATGCCGAGTTCGTCGCCGCGAGCATCGCCTCCGGCGTGACCATCACCGATGTTCGCCGGCCCAAAGACAAGAAAGACCTCACGGTATTCACAGGACGGATATTCGACGTCCCGTGCCCTCGAATCGCAATTCTGGGCACCGATGGAGCCATCGGCAAGCGCACCACGGCGACGCTTCTCGTGCAGGCACTGAACGCTCGCGGCATCCGTGCCGTCATGGTGGCCACGGGCCAGACATCGCTCATTCAGGGGGCCGCGTACGGTGTAGCACTCGACGCGATAGCGCCGCAGTTCTGCTCTGGCGAGCTAGAGGCCCAGGTCGTGGCGGCCTACGAGGGCGAGTTCCCCGATGTGATTGTCGTCGAGGGCCAGGGTGCGCTCAGTCACCCCGCATACCTCACCTCGGCGTACATTCTGCGCGGCAGTAGGCCGTCAAGCGTCATTCTTCAGCACGCTCCCGCACGGCTCACGCTGGGCGATTACCCATCGATCCCCATGCCGACCATTGCCAGCGAGAGGGCGCTGATCGAGTCGTTCAGCGAGACGACGGTGATCGGCGTCACGATCAACCACGAGGGGCTCGATAACGAGGGAATTGCTGCCGCGATCATGGACGTGCATGTTGAGAACGACTTGCCCGCTACCGACCCGCTCACCCGGCCGATCGACGAGCTGGTCAACATCGTGCTCAAGGGCATCCCCGAACTAGCGGCCACCCTTTCGGCGAAAGCCCGCTAG